The following coding sequences are from one Diabrotica virgifera virgifera chromosome 2, PGI_DIABVI_V3a window:
- the LOC114340892 gene encoding uncharacterized protein LOC114340892, whose product MKAFLVLGFVALAVATSPPAPTSGEKKDNAKPVVAEKSKRHLGGGFYQQSFNSIPQTYSSSWSSGPVVHGYGYKYNYNSGPVGQYSASSYSSPLSYSAGGLSAGGLSGGQYSSGLYSAGLAGGYSSGLSSGNLLSGGLSSGAVSEGFSSGYGSEGLSGLSASAGLGSGGLGGSYGSYGSYGSSYGGQSGLLSGGSSDVYSSGLSGLSSGGLGQGYSSYSYGVKSGLEKVVSSEEVARHTVHNVINKVQVPVPVPQPYPVTKTVQVPRPYPVNVDKPVPVQVRVNVPVPVEKPYPVQVPYQVPYQVKVKVPYTVEKPYPVHVTRTVTVPVEKPVYVKVPEVVRIPVPQPYPVPVQRRVAIKVPHPVVVKVPEVVNVHHAIQTVKQPVEFVQQRVSAPIVSHTSSGVVGGQSGFSSGAFSSGLSTSSGFSSGADVVSSSGLEASSGLLAGGQGFNTDISQGYSSSGIISSGIQSGGQELISGQSGFSGLESAGLQSGLQSSGFQTEFQSGGIQSAGADFSSSSSLSGTSQGVASEYLPPCPLSHGHNISARKAEEKKVDENKH is encoded by the exons ATGAAAGCGTTTTTG GTACTTGGATTTGTGGCTTTAGCCGTCGCCACGAGCCCACCAGCTCCCACTAGCGGCGAGAAGAAGGATAATGCCAAGCCTGTTGTAGCAGAAAAATCCAAACGTCACTTGGGAGGTGGATTCTACCAACAATCCTTCAACAGTATTCCACAAACTTACTCATCTTCATGGAGCAGTGGTCCAGTAGTCCATGGATACGGCTACAAATACAACTATAACTCAGGACCAGTTGGTCAGTATTCTGCATCATCATATTCCTCACCTTTAAGTTACTCTGCCGGTGGATTATCTGCTGGAGGTTTATCTGGAGGCCAATACTCATCTGGACTTTATTCTGCTGGATTAGCCGGAGGTTATTCTTCTGGTCTTTCTTCTGGAAATCTCCTTTCTGGTGGTCTTTCCTCAGGCGCTGTATCTGAAGGTTTTTCGTCAGGATACGGCTCTGAAGGTTTATCAGGTTTATCTGCTTCTGCTGGTTTGGGTAGTGGTGGTTTAGGTGGATCTTATGGATCTTACGGATCCTATGGATCATCATATGGAGGCCAATCTGGTCTTCTTTCAGGTGGTTCCTCTGATGTTTACTCTTCTGGACTTTCTGGTCTTTCCTCTGGAGGTTTGGGTCAAGGATATTCTTCCTACAGTTATGGTGTAAAATCTGGTCTGGAAAAAGTCGTCTCAAGCGAAGAAGTTGCACGTCATACCGTCCACAATGTAATCAACAAAGTTCAAGTACCAGTACCAGTACCCCAACCTTACCCAGTAACCAAAACTGTCCAAGTACCACGACCATACCCTGTTAATGTTGACAAACCAGTACCTGTTCAAGTAAGAGTTAACGTACCAGTACCAGTTGAAAAGCCCTACCCAGTACAAGTTCCTTATCAAGTACCTTACCAAGTTAAAGTAAAAGTACCATACACAGTTGAAAAACCATACCCAGTACATGTCACTAGAACTGTTACCGTTCCAGTAGAAAAACCAGTATATGTAAAAGTTCCAGAAGTAGTCAGGATCCCAGTTCCACAACCCTACCCCGTACCAGTTCAACGCAGAGTTGCTATTAAAGTCCCACACCCAGTTGTAGTTAAGGTACCAGAAGTTGTCAACGTACACCATGCCATCCAAACTGTTAAACAACCCGTAGAATTTGTCCAACAAAGAGTCTCAGCTCCAATTGTCTCACACACATCTTCAGGTGTAGTTGGCGGACAATCAGGTTTTTCATCAGGAGCATTCTCTTCTGGTCTTTCCACCTCATCTGGTTTTTCATCTGGTGCTGATGTTGTTTCCTCCTCTGGTTTAGAAGCATCCTCAGGTCTTTTGGCTGGAGGTCAAGGTTTCAACACTGATATTTCTCAAGGATACTCTTCTTCCGGTATCATTTCATCCGGTATCCAATCTGGTGGTCAAGAACTTATTTCTGGTCAATCAGGATTCTCTGGATTGGAATCGGCAGGTCTTCAATCAGGATTACAATCATCTGGTTTCCAGACAGAATTCCAATCTGGTGGAATCCAATCTGCTGGAGCCGATTTTAGTTCATCAAGTTCATTGTCCGGTACATCCCAAGGTGTTGCTAGTGAATACCTTCCCCCATGCCCATTGAGCCACGGACACAACATCTCAGCACGTAAAGCAGAAGAAAAGAAGGTTGATGAAAACAAACATTAA